The nucleotide sequence TGGTGGGACACCATTGAACCTGTTCAACCCCCCATTGGTCTGCGAGTATGTGTTGCTCACGTTGGGTAATTTATTAGTCTGGATGCCACTGGTCACCTTGTACCGCACCATCAGGATGATTATGAACACCAGGAGAGTGGCCACAATGATGCCACCAATGACCAGGATCATAGTGCCTCCCAGGAAGCCACTGTGAAGAGACTGACACTGTGGGTAGTCCTCTGTTGTGATGAACTGGACACAGCCGACAATGTTGGTGGCAGTGAGGGTGGTGGCCGTGTCATCCCAGATGGCCAGGACACACAGGTCGTATTGCATCCCTGGGACAAGATTTGTGACTACAAAGGCTCTGTTAATCATGGGAATCATCCTGAAaacatacagagagacagagagacgcaGCATTAAAAATACAGACTTCTTGAGATCtaaacaaaagtcaaaataaaccaCGCTAAGTGGCTATTTGTATGCACAGAATAATTCAGAAAGTTTACATCATTGGTCTTAGTATATCCCATTTGATATGCATGACGCAATAGTAAAGAGATAAGAATTCAGTGATCATTTTTGCTCAGTGTGATTTATTTACTTTCCATTTAACTTGCATATTTTTTTCAGCTCACTCTATTATCATTCCACATGTTTGAATATGACTTTGAATGTGATTAACTAAGCCTCTCTTATGACTGAAATTATAGTTCAATGCTGCAGTAGTTCATCAAGATGTATCACCAGTCAACAAAATGTTGCAGGAACCTTTGTGTTGTAACTTTAAGTAGGTTTATGTTATCCAATCtgaccatccaaccaaccagtggacatgggtgaaaacataaattCCTTTGTGGAGGTAAAATATAACTAAGATAACAACTTCTGATCAATCTATATAAATTTCAGGCTTAAACTAGCGATTGTGGGCTAGCTGTGTCCTTTCCTGTTGAAGCAGCGCAGACTTCTGGTCAAAGCCATGCATTCAGCATATGAATATGAGTATCAATGCTGGCAACTCAAACAAATGCTgccattacatttttaaacttcaCACAAGGTCAttcataaaatattaataataactcAATCATTGTTGCAGCTGTTGCAGCTGTTGTACTGTAGACTGTCTGTGTCGTGAAATTAACTCTACTGACCACATCTCATTAAATCAGAATGGAACATCCCTGAGATGTCATATGATTTTTGTCCATTGCTCATGTTCAGTGCCAACGCATGAATATGCGCACTGTATGTTGTGAAACGGAAAGTCAGAgagtatatttctttttaaccaTGCATTTCCACATTTTGCATCTTGCAGATGTGATAGTTCATTTCTGAATAAGTGCACAACTGACACTTCAAACAGGGACAGGATACACAtggcaagtaaaaaaaaagcaagtagATACATACATAGATAGATATACCGTGCCTATAAAAAGTATTAAACCCACTTTtccccttttattgcttttatgaaTGAATTCTACTTTTTgtcaaaaaaattacaaaagaaaaatctttagtgtcaaagtgaaaacagattactgcaaagaaatgtcaattgattcaaaatatataatgtaaaataagcgaTAATGAGAAGCATGAGTATTCACCCCAGAATTAATGAAATGGGGATCACCTATGTGCAGTGAATTAGTCACAAGTGATTGTAGCATAAAGAAACCTATGTCTGAAAGGTCCATTCACTCATAATCAGCATTCCTGGCTACAATTACATCATGAACACGGAATATCACTCCAAGCAACTCCCtgaaaaagttatttaaaagtataattggatggatggataaaacatattttaagcTACTGAACATCCCTCAGAGCTCAGTTAAATCTATCATGAAGAAATGGATGGACAATGGCGCATGTGTCAATCTGCCAAGAGCAGGCCGTCCTCACAAACTGAATGATCATGCTGGAAGGAGACTAGTGAAGGAGGCCACCAAGACAACTATGAATACTCTGAAAGAGTTaaaagcttcagcagctgagatgaGAGAGACTCTGCATACAACAACTGTTGCCGGGTTCTTCAACTGTCAAAGCTTTATGGGAGAGAGGTAAAGAGAAAGCCACTGTTGAAGAAAGCTCATTAACTCTTGACTGGAGTTCACCCAAAGGCATGTGGGGGACTGAATAGGGTCAACTGGAAGAAAGTTATTTGGTCTGATGAGATCAAAATTGAGCTTAATAGCCCTCAGACTAGATACTATGTTTGGCAGACAccaaacactgcacatcaccacaaacacaccatctCCACCCTGAAGCATGATGGtagcagcatcatgctgtggggatgcttccCAGCATCAAGACAATGACCCAAAGCATACAGGAAAAGCTACACAGACATGGTTTAAAGACAACAAGGTGAATGTTCTGGAGTCAAAGCCCTCACCTCAATCCAACGGTCCAGATGTGCAACCCTTTCTGAGACCTatccacacagactcagtgcTGTGATTGCGGTTAAAGGAGCACCTACTCAATACTGACTTGAAAGGGGCGAATACTAATGCCATcatgtattatatattttgAATTTACATAATTTTGTAgtaatctgttttcattttgacagtaaagagttttatttttgtaatatttttgtcAAAAATCCAAATTATATTGACCATGATTCCattaataaaagcaataaaagtgGAACACATGCatggggtgaatactttttatCGGCACTGTATATATAAAGTATCATTTATATCATTAATTCCCAATCTGGGATACTAGCAGGGGATGCCTCTGAAATTGTGTGGCAGAGAGGCAGAAGTTTAATTAGAGAGCCAAaggtaattaaaaaaatgaatgcataCATTGAAACGTATAACCGGGCCTGAAATCACTGCTACAGTATCTATACACAATTAAGCTATAAAACATGTACCGCACACATATGTGTAGAAAATGTCCCTTAAAGACCCTTAACCATATTTGTATCTATAAATAGATACTTCAATCATTCATCCATTGTTGGCTTGCTGTTCTCGTAGAGTCATGCATCCTTAGCTTTGATCTCTCTAAAGCGCCTCAACCACATAGCCCAGACACCAGTGGGGCTACAGTCCATTATGCATCCTTAATTGCCTTTTTCCATAACTAGGAAGAAGCTGCGTTGCCTCACATGTTTGAGAGAAGTCATGcaatttttttcctcccccatGTGGCCCTGATTGATTTTTAATCATGCCATTGCTTGAGTGCGGGCAGTGCCCCGGGAAACTGTGTCAGCCAACTAGAGGAGCGCAGTAGGTGTGCATGTGCAGGAAATAAAGTCATATCAATAttaattcaaaaacagtaaGTGGCCTATCCGTGCTCGTTATCTTTTGCTCCCAGCTTCTAATTTGTCTTGTGACATGCACGTGGATTGCACACATTCATATGAGCACAAAAATCTGGTGCTTCAGGTCATTTTTCTACTGCATATAAACTAAACAGTGTGTCCATTCATTATAAAGTAACAAAGAATTTAAAGCATCAATTCATAAACCAGAACAATTTGAAGGTGATCACTCATGGGCAGGAAAGTGAGGTCAAACTGAGAAAATTACAAATCACTATTCTGAGGATGAGGAAGCATCCAACCaaacaagaaaataacaaaacagtcagaactgaaaatgtgcatgtttttaGGCCCCAAACTGGCTCTCAAGATAATTAAATGTAATGACTGTTATCTATGATTCTTGACTGATAACAGTATCacaaatgcatttaaaatgatCCCCACTCAGGGAAATAATCTTGCTGCtgcaaatcaatgaataaaaagggaaaaagtaGTTTATAAAGCACAGAGCAGAGTGGTTATGTTTGCAATTTTAtagaaattataataataataatgcattattaagAAATGTGCAGGAGTCATCCAACGTTTTCATCAATGGAAAAAAAGGCTATTGAAAATGCATATTGTTCTCTTTTCTCTGGCATGAAAAACTGGCTCAGCTGTGTATAAGCAGGACCATCAGATAAACACCTTATTATTTAATTCCCAGGGATGGTGAGATGCATTAATACTGTTTGAACAAAGTAATATCTTTCTTCATTACCGTGGTACAGTTTAATCTCAGTTCAATACGCTCAGTTGATAACCTGGACTTTTTGCCTTTCTGTATTCAGTCGATTATTCTTTCATTAAACAGCTCTTGCTGGAATGCACAGCAGCTACAGGGAAATTGTGTAGGGCCATGGCGCAGAATAAATTACTGGGTTAGGTGTGTTGGGATTCAACATCAGCTGTCACTGTGTTAGGAGAAGCATTAGACTGACAGAAAACTGCTTTAACTGCTGATTACAAGCCACTTTACcaattttcactgaaaaagcttgtctcttttctgtattttccaGCTTAGTCATCTTTTTGAATGTCACTACTTTCACTGTCTCATTTGACACAGGAAATTGATTTTACAGAGCCCAAAGATTTCTAGCTGTAGTCTCCAAGCTTACACTTTATGGACTTGAGGAGCTTATGAAGGATACATTAAAATGAGGGTCTCtaatcctttttctttttggaatTCTAATTAATGGTTCAGGGCAAGGATTTCATTTTGAGTTTcacttttcttaaaaaaaacatgcactaGCTGTTCATTCATTTGGTGAAAGCAATTGTCAAtttaaggaaaaagaaaatgtcaagaCGGATTAAGCAAATATAAAAAGTTGATATCTCATCGACACTCGAAGAAAATGATTTTGTATTCACCCAACAAACAATCAGCAATCGACACAAGAAGCTGAGAATCTCGTATTCAGTTGTTAAAGATTATACCTCAGGCCTAATTTACCACTTCGACCAGAAAGAACTCAGCCCCTACTTGGCTTTAATCAAGATTCATTAACTATTCTTACCTGTAAATGAGGACCTCATCATCAGAACAATTGTACTGAAGCTGATACATTTTGACCTTTGGGGTTGATTTGCTAACAGTCCACTTGACTAGAGCCGAGACAGCAGTCACCTCTGATACAGACACCACCTTCTCTGGAAGAGGTTTAGGCTCTCTCTCTTTACTGATCTTGGTAGAGCTAGTAATGTCCGATAGCCCTGACTTGGACTGCGTAGTACGGTTTGTACCATTACTCAGATGAGGGAGTTGAATAATTGACAGCTCAATGGAGGCTGTAGACTCCCCAGCAGCATTGGCAGCTATGCAAGTAAAGGTCCCATAATCCTTAGATGTGGTGATTGTAATGTCCAGGGTGCCATTTTCATACACTGTTGCACGGGAGGAGTTGCTGATCAAACGGTCATCAGGAGCAACCCAATGCACAGTTGGCATCGGATCACCAACTGCTTTGCAGCGCAGGCTAGCCGTCTGGCCTTCTAGCACTAGTAACTTGTGAGTGTGTTGCGTAATTAGAGGGGGCTCACAAACAAATTCCTCCTCACGAACAGACCAAAAGTAGCGCCCCTTTAGACTAGCAGGAGAAGCGCAGGTTTCCATATCATCCTCACGCTCCAGCCTACGAAGCCAAAGTACTTCACAGTTGCAGTGCAATGGGTTTCCACCAAAGCTTAGAGAGAGCGGAGGTGCATAAGGAGTGGCCATCACTACAGTGCTCTGAGAGCGTGCAAAGATGGGGTCTGGCGGGAGCTTCTGGAGACGATTGGAGGTAAGGTCCAAGCGGGCCAGTTTATCCAGATCTGTAAAAGTCCCTTCGGCAATAAAGGAAATTAGGTTATGATCCAGACTCATCTGATGGAGGTTAACCATCTTGCGGATGGCTTCCCAAGG is from Sparus aurata chromosome 16, fSpaAur1.1, whole genome shotgun sequence and encodes:
- the LOC115566233 gene encoding leucine-rich repeat and fibronectin type-III domain-containing protein 2: MDKVVISLLLLGTAVTMVHACPKYCVCQNLSESLGTLCPSKGLLFVPSDIDRRTVELRLGGNFILKITTQDFANMTGLVDLTLSRNTISAIQPFSFIDLETLRSLHLDSNRLTELGPDDLRGLINLQHLILNNNQLNQISKASFDDLQLTLEDLDLSYNNLRSVPWEAIRKMVNLHQMSLDHNLISFIAEGTFTDLDKLARLDLTSNRLQKLPPDPIFARSQSTVVMATPYAPPLSLSFGGNPLHCNCEVLWLRRLEREDDMETCASPASLKGRYFWSVREEEFVCEPPLITQHTHKLLVLEGQTASLRCKAVGDPMPTVHWVAPDDRLISNSSRATVYENGTLDITITTSKDYGTFTCIAANAAGESTASIELSIIQLPHLSNGTNRTTQSKSGLSDITSSTKISKEREPKPLPEKVVSVSEVTAVSALVKWTVSKSTPKVKMYQLQYNCSDDEVLIYRMIPMINRAFVVTNLVPGMQYDLCVLAIWDDTATTLTATNIVGCVQFITTEDYPQCQSLHSGFLGGTMILVIGGIIVATLLVFIIILMVRYKVTSGIQTNKLPNVSNTYSQTNGGLNRFNGVPPQVKSTVVVMREEMVEFKCGSLQSSLSSSSSSSNSLDSQTGRGAGDHYSVQGSECSTLPSSKFRRHGHGAKARQNLDHLLGAFTSLELRGVARDNQGASGPPNTSNAMMAVATVPTSDKEPLLGRAESTTMLGRLLGLPQEGKPKRSHSFDMGHVGAAQRRSNHPRRISNIWTKRSLSVNGMLLQYDDSEDEKPTFESAEWVMESTV